The genome window GAATGGAACAACCAAAACAACTACTTAACCACCTAAAGTTCTAAAGGCTCATTATGATACTTTGAGAGCAAAAAAACGTTGGAGATGAAAAAATGTACATTCATGCCACCTGTGGAATGCAAAACTAATATGTCTGAATCTGAGAAGCAATACTCTAATATTCCTCAGTACAATAGATTAGAAGAGAGATTGCAGATTAAAATCTATACCAATTATATTGAATCAATGCTTTAAGCATCCGATTGGCACGACCAACACACCATCATCACGTCTATAGGCAAACTCTGTTGCGGTAAGGATCATCAAAAACGAGGGTTCTTTCATCTTCTTTGTATCTACCTTAGCCTTAAGTTCTAGTAAATGTTCAGCTGCTTCCTCAATTTCCCTGGACCCTAGTTTTATTTCGATAGGAGCCCACCTTCCGTCGTTGAGGCACACTACTGTATCCGATTCTAGTCCACTTGCATCACGGTAGTGAAAGAGCTGTCCGTCAATGGCTTCTGCGTAGACTCTTAGATCTCTTGTGCAAAGGGACTCAAAGAGAAATCCAAAATATTGGAAATCTTCAAGTAACCTGGTAGGGGTAAGTCGCATCACTGCTGTTGCTATAGAGGGATCCACAAAATGTCGTTTCACTGAAGTCCTAATTGCTGTCTTGGAACGTAAAGCAGGGTTCCAAGCAGGAAGATTCTCTGTGACGAATATTCGATCCAGTGCTGTCAGATATTGACTGATTGTTTTTTCTGAAATTGTAGTATTTGCATCTCCTAGGGCAATATCATCTCGGATTGTTCTGATGGTAGCCATCGTTGATATGTTTCTGGAATAGGAGCGCATAAGAGCTCTTACTCGAGCAGGATTTTTCTCTATATCATCAACTCGGGAAATGTCGGCATTGATGATTGCTTCTACATAATCTACTGCATGGCGTAATGCGATGCTTTGGTCATTACCAATAGAGGCAGGCCATCCTCCTCTTACAATGGTAGAAGCTATATTTTCAATGGATAGTTGTGAAAACCCCTCAAGATTATCCTTTCCATCAAATAAAGATTTCAAAGAGATCATACCGTTTGACTCGAGAGACTCATACAAACTCATAGGACGCATCATCAGTCGAGAAATACGTCCAGTCCCAGTATGCTGTATTACATCATCCTTAGGCACTGCTGATCCTGTTAAAATAAACTGGCCTGGTTTTCCTCCCCTTTGGTCGACCATAAACCGCACAGCATCCCACAAAACGGGTGCACTTTGCCACTCATCA of Bacteroidia bacterium contains these proteins:
- a CDS encoding DUF4143 domain-containing protein; the encoded protein is METQNYFKRIADQLLQDRLRSSGAVLVEGPKWCGKTATSTRASKSQLFMQDPDKSTSYLMAADTKPSLLLQGETPRLLDEWQSAPVLWDAVRFMVDQRGGKPGQFILTGSAVPKDDVIQHTGTGRISRLMMRPMSLYESLESNGMISLKSLFDGKDNLEGFSQLSIENIASTIVRGGWPASIGNDQSIALRHAVDYVEAIINADISRVDDIEKNPARVRALMRSYSRNISTMATIRTIRDDIALGDANTTISEKTISQYLTALDRIFVTENLPAWNPALRSKTAIRTSVKRHFVDPSIATAVMRLTPTRLLEDFQYFGFLFESLCTRDLRVYAEAIDGQLFHYRDASGLESDTVVCLNDGRWAPIEIKLGSREIEEAAEHLLELKAKVDTKKMKEPSFLMILTATEFAYRRDDGVLVVPIGCLKH